A genomic segment from Thermotoga neapolitana DSM 4359 encodes:
- a CDS encoding glycosyl hydrolase 53 family protein, whose translation MKEAGMVKGVLLMVMFSSLAFGLMINPVKDLREDFIFGMDVSMLYEIERLGGKFFDGGVEKDLFQILKDHGINWIRLRVWNDPRDENGNPLGGGNCDYLKMTEIAKRAKKYGMKVLLDFHYSDWWADPGKQYKPKEWDHLHEELLERAVYSYTKLVLNHMRRNGALPDMVQVGNEVNNGFLWPDGMIAGKDAGGFDGFTKLLKAAIRAVREVDPDIKVVIHLAEGGNNSLFRWFFDEITRRGVDFDVIGVSYYPYWHGTLEDLKNNLYDIAKRYDKDVLVVETAYAWTLEDGDGYPNIFSGEEMELTGGYRATVQGQATFLRDLIEVVNSVPNGHGLGIFYWEGDWIPVKGAGWKTGEGNPWENQAMFDFNGNALPSLDVFRLVKTATPVKIEIRDIFPVEISTNLGEVPKFPDAVKVLFSDDSIRSLKVTWDFDPSLVETPGVYRVEGYVEGIDQKIFATLTVKGSRNYLKNSGFETGEFSPWEVSGNRKAVKVVKADPPSNAHQGEYAVNFWLDEAFEFELSQEVELPDGVYRVGFWTQGGSGVKIVLKVSDFGEGEKTTTVETTGWLEWKNPEIRNIKVETGKIKVTVSVKGKAGDWGFIDDFYLFREE comes from the coding sequence ATGAAGGAGGCTGGTATGGTGAAAGGAGTGCTTTTGATGGTCATGTTCTCCTCCCTGGCGTTCGGATTGATGATCAATCCGGTGAAGGATCTTCGTGAGGATTTCATATTCGGGATGGACGTTTCCATGCTCTACGAGATAGAGCGGCTCGGTGGGAAGTTCTTCGATGGTGGTGTGGAGAAAGATCTTTTCCAGATACTGAAGGATCACGGGATAAACTGGATCAGACTGAGGGTGTGGAACGATCCAAGGGATGAAAACGGAAACCCGCTCGGTGGAGGGAACTGCGACTATCTGAAGATGACAGAGATCGCAAAGAGGGCCAAAAAGTACGGAATGAAGGTTCTTCTTGACTTTCACTACAGCGACTGGTGGGCAGATCCCGGCAAGCAGTACAAACCAAAAGAGTGGGATCACCTTCATGAAGAACTTCTGGAAAGGGCGGTGTATTCCTACACGAAACTCGTGCTGAATCATATGAGAAGAAACGGTGCACTGCCGGACATGGTCCAGGTGGGAAACGAGGTGAACAACGGCTTTCTCTGGCCAGACGGAATGATCGCCGGAAAGGATGCAGGAGGATTCGATGGCTTCACAAAACTTTTGAAGGCGGCCATCAGGGCTGTCAGAGAAGTCGATCCCGATATCAAGGTAGTAATACATCTGGCTGAAGGTGGAAACAACTCACTCTTCAGGTGGTTCTTCGATGAGATCACAAGAAGAGGTGTGGATTTCGATGTGATCGGTGTATCGTACTATCCGTACTGGCATGGCACGCTGGAGGACCTGAAGAACAACCTGTACGATATAGCTAAAAGATATGATAAAGACGTGCTTGTCGTTGAAACGGCGTACGCCTGGACACTCGAAGACGGAGACGGTTATCCCAACATCTTCAGTGGTGAAGAGATGGAACTCACAGGTGGTTACAGAGCGACGGTTCAGGGTCAGGCAACGTTTTTGAGGGATCTCATAGAAGTGGTGAACAGTGTTCCCAACGGCCATGGGCTTGGGATCTTTTACTGGGAAGGAGACTGGATTCCTGTGAAAGGAGCAGGCTGGAAAACCGGTGAAGGAAATCCGTGGGAGAATCAGGCCATGTTCGATTTCAATGGAAACGCCCTTCCATCTTTGGATGTCTTCAGACTGGTGAAGACGGCCACCCCTGTGAAGATCGAAATCAGGGACATCTTCCCCGTGGAGATCTCAACCAACCTGGGAGAAGTCCCGAAGTTCCCGGATGCTGTGAAAGTGCTGTTCAGCGATGATTCTATCAGATCCCTGAAAGTTACATGGGATTTTGATCCTTCTCTTGTTGAAACACCCGGTGTCTACAGAGTGGAAGGATACGTGGAAGGTATAGACCAGAAGATCTTCGCAACTTTGACCGTGAAGGGAAGCAGAAACTACCTGAAAAACTCTGGATTCGAAACGGGTGAGTTTTCTCCCTGGGAGGTATCCGGCAACAGAAAAGCGGTAAAGGTGGTGAAGGCCGATCCTCCAAGTAACGCACACCAGGGAGAGTACGCGGTGAACTTCTGGCTCGACGAGGCCTTTGAATTCGAGTTGTCACAGGAAGTGGAACTTCCAGATGGTGTGTACAGGGTGGGATTCTGGACCCAGGGTGGAAGCGGCGTGAAAATTGTCCTGAAGGTGAGTGATTTCGGAGAGGGTGAAAAAACAACGACGGTTGAAACGACCGGATGGCTTGAGTGGAAAAATCCTGAGATAAGGAACATAAAGGTCGAAACGGGGAAAATAAAAGTCACCGTTTCTGTCAAAGGAAAAGCGGGTGATTGGGGATTCATAGATGATTTCTATCTGTTCAGGGAGGAGTGA
- a CDS encoding Na+/H+ antiporter subunit E, with product MSVFLTSLILWLVITGFSYSELIVGIAVSLIVSLVFRRFHGIRFDLKLPLRIVRYLVMFLPVFIVEMVKANIDVAFRVLNPHLPLRPGFVSVRTNLKKNASRLFLANSITLTPGTLSLDLKGDEIFVHWIDVKDLKEKEKYVSQKFEKPLREVFE from the coding sequence GTGAGCGTTTTCCTCACGAGTTTGATTCTGTGGCTTGTGATCACCGGATTTTCTTACTCGGAGCTGATCGTCGGAATCGCTGTTTCACTGATAGTATCACTGGTTTTTCGCAGGTTTCACGGTATCAGATTCGATCTCAAACTTCCCCTGAGAATCGTCCGATATCTTGTGATGTTTCTTCCTGTGTTCATCGTTGAAATGGTGAAGGCGAATATCGATGTTGCCTTCAGGGTCCTGAATCCCCACCTTCCACTCAGGCCGGGTTTTGTTTCGGTGAGAACGAATCTGAAGAAGAATGCATCCCGTCTGTTTCTGGCAAACAGCATAACCCTCACTCCGGGAACGCTGAGCCTTGACCTTAAGGGTGATGAGATCTTCGTCCACTGGATCGATGTTAAGGATCTCAAAGAAAAAGAAAAATACGTATCGCAGAAGTTCGAAAAACCCCTCAGGGAGGTGTTCGAATGA
- a CDS encoding cation:proton antiporter: MTLIFFVLVSAGVVLSFIRIIAGPTSSDRVAALDTMNVMLTGLIVVLAYSFDRGIYLDIALVYALLSFLETIIVSRYLEGRK; this comes from the coding sequence ATGACCCTGATCTTCTTCGTCCTGGTGAGTGCGGGAGTGGTTCTCTCTTTCATCAGAATCATCGCAGGTCCCACCTCTTCCGACAGGGTAGCGGCACTCGACACGATGAACGTGATGCTCACCGGTCTCATAGTCGTTCTCGCGTACAGTTTCGATAGAGGTATCTATCTGGATATAGCCCTTGTGTATGCGCTTCTTTCTTTTCTTGAAACGATCATAGTGTCCCGGTATCT
- the malE gene encoding maltose/maltodextrin ABC transporter substrate-binding protein MalE, producing MKKFLVIALLVVSLVVLAQPKLTIWCSEKQVDILQKLGEEFKAKYGVEVEVQYVNFQDIKSKFLTAAPEGQGADIIVGAHDWVGELAVNGLIEPIPNFADLKNFYETALNAFSYGGKLYGVPYAMEAIALIYNKDYVPEPPKTMDELIEIAKQIDEEFGGEVRGFITSAAEFYYIAPFIFGYGGYVFKQTEKGLDVNDIGLANEGAIKGVKLLKRMVDEGILDPSDNYQIMDSMFREGQAAMIINGPWAVKAYKDAGIDYGVSPIPDLEPGVPARPFVGVQGFMVNAKSPNKLLAIEFLTSFIARKETMYRIYLADPRLPARKDVLELVKDNPDVVGFTQSAANGIPMPNVPQMAAVWAAMNDALNLVVNGKATVEEALKNAVERIKAQIQ from the coding sequence ATGAAAAAGTTTCTGGTGATCGCTTTACTTGTTGTTTCTCTTGTTGTCCTCGCCCAGCCAAAACTCACCATATGGTGCTCCGAAAAACAGGTTGACATCCTTCAGAAACTCGGAGAAGAGTTCAAGGCAAAGTACGGTGTAGAAGTTGAGGTTCAGTACGTGAACTTCCAGGACATCAAGTCCAAGTTCCTCACGGCCGCACCGGAAGGACAGGGAGCCGACATCATCGTTGGTGCACACGACTGGGTTGGAGAACTCGCAGTGAACGGTTTGATAGAACCCATACCGAATTTTGCTGATCTGAAAAACTTCTACGAAACAGCCCTCAATGCCTTCTCCTACGGTGGAAAACTCTACGGTGTTCCCTACGCCATGGAAGCGATTGCGCTCATCTACAACAAAGACTACGTTCCCGAGCCTCCAAAAACCATGGACGAACTCATAGAGATCGCAAAGCAGATCGATGAAGAATTTGGAGGAGAAGTGCGTGGTTTCATCACATCCGCGGCTGAGTTCTACTACATCGCTCCGTTCATATTCGGTTACGGTGGCTATGTCTTCAAACAGACCGAAAAAGGTCTCGACGTCAATGATATTGGACTTGCCAATGAGGGAGCCATAAAGGGAGTGAAGCTCCTGAAGAGAATGGTCGACGAGGGAATACTCGATCCCAGCGATAACTACCAGATCATGGACTCCATGTTCAGAGAAGGCCAGGCAGCCATGATCATCAACGGTCCCTGGGCTGTGAAGGCTTACAAAGATGCAGGAATAGACTACGGTGTTTCTCCAATTCCCGATCTGGAACCTGGTGTTCCCGCAAGACCCTTCGTTGGAGTACAGGGCTTCATGGTGAACGCAAAATCTCCGAACAAACTCCTCGCCATCGAGTTCCTGACGAGTTTCATTGCCAGAAAAGAAACCATGTACAGAATTTACCTCGCTGACCCCAGGCTTCCTGCAAGGAAAGACGTCCTTGAACTCGTAAAAGACAATCCCGACGTGGTTGGATTCACACAGAGCGCCGCCAACGGAATTCCTATGCCCAACGTGCCACAGATGGCCGCTGTGTGGGCTGCCATGAACGACGCTCTCAACCTTGTTGTGAATGGAAAGGCAACGGTTGAAGAAGCTTTGAAGAACGCTGTCGAGAGAATCAAGGCCCAGATACAGTAA
- a CDS encoding ABC transporter substrate-binding protein — protein sequence MVLVLVILSVFAVAKEKIVVNSYISDPAPRIVFAELVKMFEEKYPEYDVVVNTFPHEDFKTLLRTWLNSDEAPDVVTWFAGERMRYFASKGLLEPVDDIFAPKNFEDYFPTSFRSACEYDGRIYFVPQSWYWWGVYYRKSVFEKYGITPPKTWEEFIKVCETLKENGITPITIGTKYLWPAAGWFDYLDLRVNGLDFHMKLTAGEIPYTDPRVKEVFQYWKELVEKGFFLENHSSYTWQEAAAFLFRGEAGMYLIGQFIKDVAPESVKDDLDFFRFPIIKPEIGLYEETPIDGFMIPARAKNKEGAKVFLKFIAEKEVQEYFAKKLGRLAANKNVEPADEHAAKGLKMILESDGVAQFYDRDTNPEMATAGMNGFVEFMIYPERLDQILENLERERQRIFGK from the coding sequence ATGGTTCTGGTACTTGTTATCCTGAGCGTTTTCGCTGTTGCCAAAGAAAAGATTGTCGTGAACTCCTACATTTCTGATCCAGCACCAAGGATCGTTTTTGCGGAGTTAGTGAAGATGTTTGAGGAAAAATACCCGGAATATGACGTAGTAGTGAACACGTTCCCACACGAAGATTTCAAAACTCTTCTCAGAACCTGGTTGAATTCTGATGAGGCTCCCGATGTCGTTACGTGGTTCGCTGGTGAAAGAATGAGGTATTTTGCTAGCAAAGGACTTCTCGAACCTGTGGATGATATCTTTGCTCCCAAAAATTTTGAAGATTATTTCCCGACTTCTTTCAGAAGTGCCTGTGAGTATGATGGAAGGATCTATTTTGTTCCTCAGAGTTGGTACTGGTGGGGTGTTTATTATAGGAAGTCTGTCTTCGAAAAGTACGGTATAACTCCTCCAAAAACTTGGGAAGAGTTCATAAAGGTTTGTGAGACCCTGAAGGAAAATGGAATAACTCCAATAACCATCGGAACCAAATACCTCTGGCCAGCAGCGGGATGGTTTGACTATCTCGATCTCAGGGTAAATGGGCTGGACTTCCATATGAAGCTTACCGCTGGGGAAATTCCATATACTGATCCAAGAGTCAAAGAAGTTTTCCAATACTGGAAGGAATTGGTCGAAAAAGGTTTCTTCCTTGAGAACCATTCCTCCTATACCTGGCAGGAAGCAGCCGCATTCCTCTTCAGAGGAGAAGCAGGAATGTATCTTATAGGACAGTTCATAAAAGATGTTGCTCCTGAATCTGTAAAAGATGATCTGGACTTCTTCAGATTCCCCATAATAAAGCCGGAGATAGGCCTTTACGAAGAAACACCAATAGATGGATTCATGATACCAGCAAGAGCTAAGAACAAGGAAGGTGCCAAAGTGTTCCTCAAGTTCATTGCTGAAAAGGAAGTTCAGGAATACTTTGCTAAAAAACTCGGGAGACTTGCAGCAAACAAGAATGTAGAACCAGCAGACGAACATGCAGCAAAGGGATTGAAGATGATACTCGAATCTGATGGCGTCGCCCAGTTCTACGACAGAGATACAAATCCAGAAATGGCAACAGCTGGTATGAACGGCTTTGTTGAATTCATGATTTATCCTGAAAGACTCGATCAAATTCTCGAAAATCTTGAAAGAGAAAGACAGAGGATTTTTGGGAAATAA
- a CDS encoding LacI family DNA-binding transcriptional regulator, translating into MKKKYVTIRDIAEKAGVSINTVSRALNNKPDISEETKKRILEIARELGYVKNATASSLRSKRTNIVGVIIADSANPFYAEVLKGIEVASRKYGYQIILMNTERIYENEEKAIDVLLQRRVDGLLITPVQDRSDDIEFLIERKVPFVVVGRHFEGLEVDEIHSDEVKGGYLATKHLIDRGRRNILMISGYLFKSAAYMRLEGYKKALKEHGIPFKEEMVIVTDIDIESGYQAMNEAIEKGLHFDAVFCYNDLLAFGAMKALKEHGYRIPEDVAVVGYDDIVYSSFVCPPLTTVRIKKFEMGFEAFRMLLQRMKGRRKKRKRVILDVELVVRESS; encoded by the coding sequence ATGAAGAAAAAGTATGTAACGATCAGAGACATAGCAGAAAAGGCGGGAGTTTCGATAAACACAGTTTCAAGAGCGCTCAACAACAAACCGGACATAAGCGAAGAGACCAAAAAGAGAATACTGGAGATAGCCAGAGAACTTGGATACGTGAAAAACGCAACTGCTTCGTCTTTGAGAAGCAAACGCACGAACATTGTGGGGGTCATCATAGCAGACAGCGCCAATCCCTTCTATGCAGAGGTGCTCAAGGGAATCGAAGTTGCTTCCAGGAAATATGGCTATCAGATCATCCTCATGAACACAGAGAGAATCTACGAAAACGAAGAAAAAGCGATCGATGTTCTCCTTCAGCGAAGAGTCGACGGCCTTCTCATAACACCAGTTCAGGACAGATCGGACGATATAGAGTTTTTGATAGAAAGAAAAGTTCCCTTCGTCGTGGTAGGAAGGCACTTTGAAGGGCTGGAAGTGGATGAGATCCACAGTGATGAGGTGAAAGGAGGATATCTGGCAACAAAACACCTCATCGATCGTGGAAGAAGAAACATACTGATGATCAGTGGATACCTTTTTAAGTCCGCTGCTTACATGCGACTTGAAGGGTACAAGAAGGCGTTGAAGGAACATGGTATTCCATTCAAAGAAGAGATGGTGATCGTGACGGACATCGACATAGAAAGCGGTTATCAGGCGATGAACGAAGCGATCGAAAAGGGGCTTCATTTCGATGCGGTTTTCTGCTATAACGATCTTCTTGCCTTCGGTGCTATGAAGGCGCTGAAAGAGCACGGATACAGGATTCCAGAAGACGTTGCTGTGGTTGGCTACGATGATATCGTCTATTCCTCCTTTGTGTGTCCTCCTCTGACGACGGTAAGGATAAAGAAGTTCGAGATGGGCTTTGAGGCGTTCAGGATGCTTCTTCAGAGGATGAAGGGAAGAAGAAAGAAGAGAAAGCGTGTGATACTCGACGTGGAACTCGTTGTGAGAGAGAGTAGTTGA
- a CDS encoding sugar ABC transporter permease, with translation MVQKRGNVLTHIFLIIIVAVILFPVVWVVTTSLRRDEAAFSSKLFSSRLTLQHYRDLVAPEKNLPFLIQDLQAMVSRVKPYDTWSEDELKDAVKRSIEKVASYLTETENRLKSAEDSFKRIEAFLNDHSDEIKNSVIENLQELVSSIQTPELDDSDESKAALYLVLSKERFNSKVHRALEEDLKKTTGVDASTREGYEQALEILRTSYEKLADGYDELLEKTQKELNAVREEILSLQQQYQNLQDDIMEANLIIEKDITPELERIKASLSDLNELKERIKQTTASSLFPVDDSSFLQNVSNMTLTIDNLLSEMDSLVEYENLRRSLATLKGELEKLSEGNEELKSRLLYSDLIKIYEEIQPRLVRILKETSETLTSIKDKIVILNVLNKRLEDLRLQEKSLSEKLSEYQQSISEIHKRLLEPQRILSLKVFKYDLQRSISTLERVKSFGKTDLLRYSSVLKTLRDFMNSYWEKDELYSRISKVVRGMRWIEEYRDFASKFDTFPENLKSILEEMRLSLSDLERSYEDLLSLSAQGVYVSSGILNRMYDIVKMDFVSKVRANMSVASRRAGILMDLVPFSDLKGDLRNIDKELFRIDQIWKQKTKHYFWLWVLNSVIVSLIVAFITTTVCAIAAYPFSRMRFLGRRYGIMALLLIQMFPGVIFMIAIYDLLNFMGKYIPFIGIDTLGGLIFAYLTNIAYNMYLIKGFYDTIPTSLEEAAIVDGATRFQSFYRIIIPLARPILTVVFLLVFIGTFNEYVVARIILQNVRHYTYALGLQAFATGPYETEWGLFTAAALLGMTPMVILFLSLQRYLVSGLTRGAVKE, from the coding sequence ATGGTGCAGAAAAGGGGAAACGTGCTCACTCACATCTTTCTCATCATCATAGTGGCGGTGATTCTCTTCCCAGTCGTCTGGGTTGTGACCACATCCCTCAGAAGGGACGAGGCGGCGTTCTCTTCGAAACTGTTCTCGTCCAGACTGACGCTTCAACACTACAGAGACCTTGTGGCACCCGAGAAGAATCTTCCCTTCCTGATCCAGGATCTTCAGGCGATGGTCTCCAGGGTAAAACCCTACGATACATGGTCCGAGGATGAACTGAAAGACGCGGTGAAACGGTCCATCGAGAAAGTAGCTTCATATCTGACAGAAACAGAAAACAGACTGAAGAGTGCCGAAGACTCTTTCAAGAGGATTGAAGCGTTCCTGAACGATCATTCGGATGAGATCAAAAACAGTGTGATAGAAAACCTTCAGGAACTTGTTTCATCGATCCAGACACCAGAACTGGACGATTCAGATGAGAGTAAAGCGGCCCTTTACCTTGTTCTATCGAAAGAGAGGTTCAACTCGAAAGTCCACAGAGCACTCGAAGAGGATCTGAAGAAGACAACAGGTGTGGATGCCAGTACAAGAGAAGGCTACGAACAGGCGCTCGAGATCCTCAGGACAAGTTACGAAAAACTGGCAGATGGATACGACGAACTTCTCGAAAAAACACAGAAAGAATTGAACGCAGTCAGAGAGGAGATACTTTCACTTCAGCAGCAGTATCAGAATCTCCAGGACGACATAATGGAGGCCAACCTCATCATAGAAAAGGACATTACACCGGAACTGGAGAGAATAAAGGCATCTCTTTCCGATCTCAACGAACTGAAAGAGAGAATAAAACAGACAACTGCCAGTAGCCTGTTCCCTGTGGACGACAGCAGTTTCTTACAGAACGTTTCTAATATGACTCTCACGATCGACAACCTCTTGAGCGAGATGGATTCTCTTGTTGAATACGAGAATCTGAGAAGATCACTTGCGACTTTGAAAGGAGAACTCGAAAAACTATCTGAAGGAAACGAAGAGCTGAAAAGTCGTCTTCTCTACTCCGATCTGATCAAGATCTACGAAGAAATCCAACCAAGACTCGTCAGGATCCTGAAGGAAACCTCTGAAACCCTTACCAGCATAAAGGACAAAATAGTGATTCTGAACGTCCTCAACAAACGTCTGGAGGATCTGAGACTCCAGGAAAAAAGTCTCTCTGAAAAACTCTCCGAATACCAGCAAAGCATATCAGAAATTCATAAAAGACTTCTTGAACCCCAAAGAATCCTCAGTCTGAAAGTGTTCAAATACGACCTTCAACGCTCTATTTCCACTCTTGAGAGGGTGAAATCTTTCGGAAAGACAGATCTTCTCAGATACTCCTCTGTTTTGAAGACACTTCGAGATTTCATGAACTCTTACTGGGAAAAGGACGAACTCTACAGCAGAATATCAAAAGTTGTCAGAGGGATGAGATGGATAGAAGAATACAGAGATTTCGCCAGCAAGTTCGACACCTTCCCCGAAAACCTCAAATCGATCCTTGAAGAGATGAGACTCTCACTGAGTGATCTTGAGAGATCCTATGAAGACCTTCTGTCTCTTTCGGCCCAGGGAGTGTACGTGTCTTCTGGCATACTGAACAGAATGTACGATATCGTGAAGATGGACTTTGTCAGCAAGGTCAGGGCGAACATGTCTGTTGCCTCAAGACGTGCGGGTATCTTAATGGATCTGGTCCCGTTTTCCGATTTGAAGGGCGATCTGAGAAACATCGACAAAGAGCTTTTCAGAATAGACCAGATATGGAAACAGAAGACAAAACACTATTTCTGGCTCTGGGTGCTCAACTCCGTGATCGTATCTCTGATCGTTGCTTTCATCACAACGACCGTGTGTGCGATAGCGGCCTATCCCTTCAGCAGGATGAGATTCCTTGGAAGGCGTTACGGAATCATGGCACTCCTTCTGATACAGATGTTCCCCGGTGTGATCTTCATGATCGCCATATACGATCTTTTGAACTTCATGGGAAAGTACATTCCCTTCATCGGAATCGATACGCTCGGTGGTCTGATCTTCGCGTACCTCACCAACATCGCCTACAACATGTACTTGATAAAGGGATTCTATGACACGATACCCACCTCGCTTGAAGAAGCGGCGATCGTCGATGGAGCAACGCGCTTTCAGAGTTTCTACAGGATCATCATTCCGCTTGCAAGACCGATCCTCACGGTCGTGTTTCTCCTGGTCTTCATTGGAACGTTCAACGAGTACGTGGTGGCAAGGATCATTCTTCAAAACGTGCGTCACTACACCTATGCTCTCGGGCTTCAGGCGTTTGCAACAGGGCCCTACGAGACGGAGTGGGGACTCTTCACTGCGGCCGCGCTCCTTGGAATGACTCCGATGGTGATACTCTTCCTCTCACTCCAGAGGTATCTGGTGAGTGGTCTCACGAGGGGAGCGGTGAAAGAATGA
- a CDS encoding DUF4896 domain-containing protein encodes MKNIIKLLLWFLLALLNVAFFWAGVFLFQNEYYELSIVLFSLLFLIDFFIINPKGYPYRYVIPALALLFVLVLYPIYFTFKVAFTNYGTGHFMSRQEAIERLLYDPNFSYVVDSTPVSYKVFVVYDGLSPTEDFVILFRISDTIYLGEKPRPVVARGQEVLLSQFNLIPVTDETVSLNGDTFRIVPWPADLSEINLVVRNDTTYKSFYSPDDEILRLNAPYFKSRIAQNHLVNAEYVLPDGKKLALRIAPDGEWRFMHVERLYRLAYKEVYDGGKMKIKTTVVNNLTGREVIEKEGAFYDVDENGNETFLVGFIDFVGWKNFLRIVKDPKVSGPFFRIFLWTFVWAVLSVVLSLAVGLPFALVLNNPRLRGRNLYRTLLIIPWAIPVFISALVWRNGLLNETYGVINKFLLPLLGLDPVKWFNDPFWARVGVLLVNVWLTFPYMMTISLGALQSIPPELYEVAAIDGAGRFRRFVHITFPLLMTIIAPLLVSSFAFSFNNFTIIYLITGGGPPIPNSTTPTGYTDILISYVYKLAFEGGQGQDFGFASAISILIFFLVGGISFVNFKLSGAFEEVSR; translated from the coding sequence GTGAAGAACATAATCAAACTGCTTCTGTGGTTTCTTCTTGCACTCTTGAACGTGGCCTTCTTCTGGGCAGGAGTGTTTCTCTTTCAGAACGAATACTATGAACTTTCCATCGTGCTTTTTTCCCTGCTGTTTCTGATAGATTTCTTCATAATCAATCCGAAAGGGTACCCTTACAGATACGTTATTCCCGCTCTTGCTTTGCTCTTCGTTCTTGTTCTCTATCCCATATACTTCACCTTCAAGGTGGCCTTCACCAATTACGGAACTGGTCATTTTATGTCAAGACAGGAGGCCATCGAAAGGCTCCTTTACGATCCGAACTTTTCCTACGTGGTGGATTCAACGCCTGTGTCCTATAAGGTCTTTGTGGTCTACGATGGACTCTCTCCGACAGAGGATTTCGTCATACTGTTCAGGATAAGCGATACCATCTATCTCGGTGAAAAACCCAGACCCGTTGTCGCACGAGGCCAGGAGGTGCTCCTGAGTCAGTTCAATCTGATTCCTGTTACCGATGAGACAGTTTCACTGAACGGTGACACCTTCAGAATCGTTCCCTGGCCGGCTGACCTTTCGGAGATAAACCTTGTGGTTCGAAACGACACGACTTACAAGAGTTTCTACTCCCCAGACGACGAGATACTGAGACTGAACGCTCCCTACTTCAAAAGCAGAATAGCACAGAATCACCTGGTGAACGCAGAGTATGTGCTTCCAGATGGAAAAAAACTGGCCCTGAGAATTGCTCCCGATGGTGAATGGAGATTCATGCATGTGGAGAGGCTTTACAGGCTGGCTTACAAAGAGGTCTATGATGGCGGAAAGATGAAGATAAAGACCACCGTGGTGAACAATCTCACAGGAAGAGAAGTGATCGAGAAAGAAGGAGCCTTCTACGATGTGGACGAAAATGGGAACGAAACGTTCCTGGTTGGATTCATAGATTTCGTGGGATGGAAGAATTTTTTGAGGATCGTGAAAGATCCGAAAGTGTCAGGACCCTTCTTCAGGATCTTCCTGTGGACCTTCGTGTGGGCCGTTCTGAGTGTGGTACTGTCGCTTGCCGTTGGTCTTCCGTTTGCTCTCGTTCTGAACAACCCAAGGCTCAGAGGAAGGAATCTCTACAGAACGCTTCTGATCATACCATGGGCCATACCGGTTTTCATTTCGGCTCTAGTCTGGAGAAACGGACTTTTGAACGAAACCTACGGTGTGATCAACAAGTTCCTGTTACCTCTGCTCGGACTCGATCCGGTGAAGTGGTTCAACGATCCCTTCTGGGCCCGTGTGGGAGTGCTTCTCGTCAATGTCTGGCTCACGTTCCCCTACATGATGACCATATCACTCGGTGCCCTTCAGAGTATTCCACCTGAACTCTACGAAGTGGCGGCGATAGACGGTGCAGGAAGGTTCAGAAGGTTCGTTCATATCACCTTTCCACTTCTCATGACCATCATCGCACCACTTCTTGTCAGCAGTTTTGCTTTCAGTTTTAACAACTTCACGATCATCTATCTGATCACAGGAGGAGGCCCTCCGATCCCGAACTCGACCACTCCTACAGGATACACTGACATCTTGATCTCTTACGTTTACAAACTGGCGTTCGAGGGTGGCCAGGGACAGGATTTTGGTTTTGCGAGTGCGATCTCTATACTCATCTTCTTCCTCGTTGGTGGGATCAGTTTCGTGAACTTCAAACTGTCCGGAGCTTTCGAAGAGGTGAGTAGATGA